A segment of the Tautonia rosea genome:
CCTGGTACAAGCTCACCCACCGCGACATGGGCCCCGTCTCTCGCCTGCTCGGGCCTGAAGTGGCCGAGCCGCAGATCTGGCAAGACCCGGTCCCGCCGGTTGATCACGCCTTGATCGACGACGAGGACATCGCCGAACTCAAGAACAAGCTGCTTGCCTCCGGTCTGTCGATCTCCGATCTGGCGTCAACCGCCTGGGCCTCGGCCTCCACCTTCCGCGGCAGTGACAAGCGCGGCGGAGCCAACGGCGCCCGCATTCGCCTCGCCCCTCAGAAGGACTGGGCGGTCAACGAACCGGCCAAGCTTGCCAAGGTCCTGGCGACCCTGGAAACCATCCAGAAGGAATTCAACGACGCCCAGACCGACGACACCAAGGTTTCCCTTGCCGACCTGATCGTGCTCGGCGGCTCCGCCGCCATCGAGGAAGCCGCGAAGAAGGCCGGCCACGACATCCAGGTCCCCTTCATCCCCGGCCGCACCGACGCCACCCAGGAAATGACCGAGGTCGAGTCGATCGCCTACCTTGAGCCGAAGTCCGACGGCTTCCGCAACTTCTTCGCCAGGGACATCGACCGGCCCGCCGAGGAACTGCTCGTCGATCGCGCCCAGCTCCTGACGCTGACCGCCCCGGAGATGACCGTCCTCATCGGCGGCATGCGAGCCCTCGCAACCAACTCCGGCAGCGGCCCGCTGGCCGATCTCGGCATCCTCACCGAACGTCCCGGCACCCTGACGAACGACTTCTTCGTCAACCTGCTCGACATGGGGACCGAGTGGCAGGTTTCTCCCATGTGTGAACACTTCTTCGAAGGTCGTGACAGCGCGACCGGCGACGTGAAGTGGACGGCCACCGCGGTCGACCTCGTCTTCGGCTCAAACTCGCAACTGCGGGCCATCGCCGAGGTTTATGCGAGCGAAGGTGGCCAGGAGAAGTTCGTCAACGACTTCGTCGCCGCCTGGACCAAGGTCATGAACCTCGACCGCTTCGACCTCGAACCGAGCCAGCGATCGAAGCCGCAGGTCGTTGCGCTGCAGCAGCAGTGATCCTCGCATCGCATCAGAATCAATCGCTATTCGCACACTTCCAGGACGATGCAACGTCCTGGAAGTGTTTTTGTTTGGAGTAGACCTTCCATCCTCAAATGATGCGTCGCCGCGTTGTCCTGGGTGGCCCCGGTTGGCGAGCAACCGGGGCCACCCAAAGCAAAGGGACACTGCATCTCTTGAGGGTGGAAGCGGTACTACGCGAGAACGGCTGGCGGTAGCGTTTGAGGCCCAGTTTGCCTTACCGCCCGTTAAGCACTCCGGTGCTGATCAGCCCGGGGTCTCTGGAAATCTTCTCGGCGAAGGAGCCGAAGGTCCGCAGGACGGACCGGGCGTCGTTGGCGGCGGCATCGGCCGATCGGAGGACGAGGCGGAGGTCCTCGTAAAGCTGGGGGTCGGACACGAGACGCTGGATGGTCCCCTTCGTGTTTAATCGTCCCTGACCGTCGTGGAGATAGGCGGTCAGAACGCTGATGTCGTAGGCGATCTTGTTGGCGCGGAAGAGGGCCTGGCCGAGGTTCGTGCGGGGGCTGTCCCCGGGGCCGGCCTTCAGCTCGGCGGCGATCGGCTGCAGGTCGGCCAGCAGCACGTCGAGGCGCTCGGAGGCCGAGGCCACGCGGTTGAGCGTCATCTTCACCTGATCTTTCGTGGCGTCGTCGAAGGCCGAGTCGAGCTTCTCGGCGACGCTCCGAATGGTGGCGACCGTTGGCTTGATCTCGGCCTCGTTCTCCTCCAGCACCCGGCCGAGGTCGTTGGCGACCATCTCGATACTGCGGCCGGTGTTGCCCCAGGTGGTGAGGAACTCGTCCAGCGAATCGGCCTTGCCAACGATCGCCGAGAGGTTCGTGGCGGCGGCCTCGATGGCGACCATCGTGCTATCGGCCTGCTCGAAGATCTTGGTGGCGTCGGTCAGCAACAAGAACGGGTCGGTGGCAACGAGTCCGGTAATCCATCGGTCCTCGCGGATCGCCTCGTCGGGCGAGTCGAAGGTCTTCAACGGCTCCGATCCCGTGCCGGAGATCAGGTCGATCGCCACGTCGCCAATCAGGGCCCGGCCGAGCCGGGGGGTGGTCCCTTCTCGGATCATGTAGTTCGGGTCGAGCGAGAGGGTAACGAGGACTCCTTCGGGCTGGTCCGGCTCGGTGAAGGTAAAGGCGAACACCTCCCCCACCCGAACGCCACTTTTCCGCACCGGGATGCCGCGATTGACCCCCGGGGCCTCGGGAAAGTAAACGGTCACGAAATGCCGTTCCTTGATCAGGGCAGGGGCCTCGAACCAGACGATCAGCATCGTCAGGACCATGCCGGCGACAATGACGAACATGCCGATCCGGAATTGCATCACACGTTCGTTCATGGTCGCTCCTCTCGCGCGGGGTGGTGACTCGTGTTGCGTGATCCAAGTATGCCTGGTCAGCGGCTCGGGTGGGGAGTATTCGTGTTGCCGATCCGGATTTCCTTGACTCCCCGAGGCGAATTGCTCAGCCGCGAGCGTTGTTCAACTCGCTCAGGCGTTCGCCGGCCTCGCCCCGAACAAACTGGCGAACGCGGGGGTCGGGGTGGTCCTCCAGGGCGTCGGGGGGGCCATCGTAAAGAATCTGGGGCTCGTCCGGTTTGAGCCGGGCGAGCGGGTAGAGCATGATCACCCGGTCGGCGACCTTGGTGACGGTCTTCATGTCGTGCGTCACCACCACGCCGGTCGTGTGCTTCGTGCGCTGGGTTTGGAGGATCAGCTCGTT
Coding sequences within it:
- a CDS encoding MlaD family protein, which encodes MNERVMQFRIGMFVIVAGMVLTMLIVWFEAPALIKERHFVTVYFPEAPGVNRGIPVRKSGVRVGEVFAFTFTEPDQPEGVLVTLSLDPNYMIREGTTPRLGRALIGDVAIDLISGTGSEPLKTFDSPDEAIREDRWITGLVATDPFLLLTDATKIFEQADSTMVAIEAAATNLSAIVGKADSLDEFLTTWGNTGRSIEMVANDLGRVLEENEAEIKPTVATIRSVAEKLDSAFDDATKDQVKMTLNRVASASERLDVLLADLQPIAAELKAGPGDSPRTNLGQALFRANKIAYDISVLTAYLHDGQGRLNTKGTIQRLVSDPQLYEDLRLVLRSADAAANDARSVLRTFGSFAEKISRDPGLISTGVLNGR